From Arctopsyche grandis isolate Sample6627 chromosome 12, ASM5162203v2, whole genome shotgun sequence, one genomic window encodes:
- the LOC143919604 gene encoding dehydrogenase/reductase SDR family protein 7-like, with the protein MDPDSSSRDCNPYWQAVKVFAAPLAIPIILFKAYKFFSAAVNESLQDKVVLITGASSGIGEAIAHKFYLQGCKIILSARRIDELNRVKDDLIRLEAKTPVHTPTVMQIDLNDLDSFPEYVNKILSTFGHVDILINNGGIGFRGSAVNTTMDVDMKIMTVNYFAQVALTKAILPHMMKRRSGHIVYMNSVQGKVGLPRRSAYAASKHALQGFCDSLRSEVQRFNIKISTICPSYVLTPLSANALNEKGNTNKESETKAVLTAEEVADALLDAVVSKKNEIILGPFLHRFVAVYRNVLMSAYFKTMSKFEDDYVKKEMGES; encoded by the exons ATGGACCCGGACAGCTCTTCCAGGGACTGCAATCCCTACTGGCAAGCGGTGAAAGTTTTTGCAGCACCTCTAGCCATACCAATTATACTTTTCAAAGCATATAAATTCTTCTCAGCTGCGGTAAACGAGTCTCTTCAAGATAAG gtaGTATTGATTACCGGCGCGAGTTCAGGCATCGGCGAGGCCATAGCTCACAAATTTTACCTGCAAGGATGCAAGATCATTCTGTCAGCTCGCCGCATCGACGAGCTCAACCGAGTCAAAGACGACCTTATTCGCTTGGAGGCC AAAACACCAGTCCACACTCCGACAGTCATGCAGATAGATCTCAACGATCTGGACAGCTTCCCGGAGTACGTAAATAAAATCCTATCAACTTTTGGCCACGTGGACATATTGATAAACAACGGGGGAATTGGATTTCGAGGAAGCGCTGTAAACACCACAATGGACGTCGATATGAAGATCATGACCGTGAATTACTTTGCACAAGTAGCTCTCACTAAAG CCATTTTGCCGCACATGATGAAGAGAAGATCCGGCCATATTGTGTACATGAACTCCGTCCAAGGCAAAGTCGGCTTACCGAGACGATCAGCTTACGCTGCTTCGAAGCATGCTCTTCAAGGTTTCTGCGATTCTTTGAGATCCGAAGTACAACGGTTTAACATCAAAATATCGACGATTTGTCCTTCATATGTTCTCACACCGTTGTCGGCTAATGCGTTAAATGAAAAAGGAAACACTAATAAAG agaGCGAGACAAAAGCGGTTTTGACCGCTGAAGAAGTCGCCGATGCACTTCTCGATGCTGTTGTATCTAAAAAGAACGAAATTATACTAGGGCCGTTCCTGCACCGATTTGTGGCCGTTTATAGAAATGTGTTAATGTCGGCTTATTTCAAAACGATGTCCAAGTTCGAAGAtgattatgtaaaaaaagaaatgGGCGAAAGTTAA